TACTTTAcagctcagttttctcaactataaaatgggaaataaaataaaataaaatggtaaaaataacagCATTTGTACAATCATGAGACACGTTTTATCAGCACAGTGCCTGTAAATAGAAACTATGGGTTCAACATTACCTTAAAACAAATATTGGGTTATTTGGATCCTATCAGGACATTTCTAGTTCAAGGtcattgaaaaataaatgctaagacttttttttataaAGCCTCTTAGTGGAAAATTTTGTTCATTAGATTATACTTCTCATATGGGAGTTCTGTTTCTAGCCAGAGTTTTCATATAAAAGCATTATATACTATAGAATATTTAGgccttaaatatgtttttatttctcatattagTTCAAATGAGCCTCATCTAAAAGGTAAAACAAGTACAGCAGGATTCACCTTTATATCCTGAAATCATTGGTAGAGAGTTCCAACTTGTTGCAGATTCCTCTCCACTCTTCTCTCAGATACCTACCCTTTCTACACTCTCCTCTAGGTCTTTTTTGGAGAGAATAGCAGCCAGCAGCAATGAAATAAAGTTTCAGGACCTGTATTTTTAGTACTAATTCCTTCAGCCCTCTTCCACAATTGTCAGTAGCCAGAGAACCCTATTTCTGTCGAGAGCTCCCCAGAACTACACTCTCTATCCACCTACCCAGGAAGGTGCCAAAAACCCTACAGCGTACGTGGCAGTAAAATCCCAGTTATACTACTGTGTATCTCCTCCAAATTCTAAGGTTTAGTTCAATTTGAACACCTTTCCTTACCTCTAACCCTAGCTCTTGCCTAATTTGCTTCTATTCCCCTCCTGTCTTATTTGAATCTCTGGATTATGGTCTCTTGCTTTAAATGCTCTTCCAGTTGTTCACTTCCTGGCATGACCTCTGAACACAGATTTTGGCTTACATATTGGAATGCCACCACTGCATATGTCCTCTTGTTTGACATGACTGTCTAATTTAGTTGTGCTGTGTCTTCATTCTTTAAAGGAATCTTCCAAAAGAACTGTTCTGCAGTACGTTGCTCAAGCTATTCCACTCCTGGGCTTAGCCTACCTCCTCTTGTGGAGAATCATTAACTAGAGTTGATGATCAGTCTCTTTACCTGAATCTTCTTCCCCCCACACTGTAATCATGGTTATTTCCCAAGAGcgtcctcttttttattttcattgccatAGACTAACCCATTTATTAGCCTCCCCTAAATTCTGCTATTTTGGTTTGATTTTAGCGGTCAACGGAAGAGGTACATCCACTGTCTCACAGAAAGCAGACACATAGAGGTGAAGATCATATGCAGAACAGAAAactgagaatgagagagagaataaagagaCATTGGTCTTACAGTCATTCATCTCACccagtatttatcttttattcAATGTTTTTCACGTTTTTCTATTCCTTATGAATTTAAGTTCTTTACATTAATAGGTTTTCCCTcttgtgaattctctgatgttgaCTAAGGTGTGAGCTCTGACTGAAGGCTCTCCCACACTCActgcattcatagggtttctctccagtgtggattctcAGGTGTCGAATAAGGTGTGAGCTCACTCTGAAGGTTTTTCCACATTCactacattcatagggtttctctctggtgtgaattctctgatgcagGATAAGATGTGAGTTCAGGCTGAATGCTCTCCCACATTCTTTGCATTCAAAGGGTCTTTCCCCAGTGTGAATCCTCTGGTGTCTAATAAGATCTGAGCTCCCCCCAAAGCCTTTCCCACACTCATTACATTCATAAGGTctctctccagtgtggattctctGATGCCTAATAAGCTTTGAGCTGTGTctgaaagctttcccacattcattacactGATGGGTTTTCTCTCCACTGAAAATTGCTGCATGTTTAATAAGGTTTGGGCTCTTGAGAGATTTTCCATATTGGTGAATTTTTTCTCCAGCATAAATTCTTTGATGCTTAATAAAATCTGAATTCCATTTGAAACTTTGGTCATAGGTACTGTGTTTACAAGATTTCTGGTGTGAAAATTCATTTGAGTTCAGATTTAAGCTTCTCTCACAACAATCATGGCTTATTATTTCACCTGTAAGTGTATTTTTGTGGGTGAGGATTTTACTAAAACCTCCATCCTGAGCTGATGATGGTTTTTGAGACTCCCCTGATTCTTTTTCCTGTTGTCTCTTTAACCTGCCTGTAGACTTACAGATGTCTTGAGGCTCAGCAGATCCTTCTGACACAAATCCTGAAATTCTTCCTGATATAATTCTCTGCGATTCCATTCTCTCATAAATTTCCAGCTTTGGCATGGATCCACAGTTTTCACTCTCATTatctaaaataattatgaaaaaataaaggggTAAATACCTGTTTGCTGAGctgat
This genomic interval from Lagenorhynchus albirostris chromosome 10, mLagAlb1.1, whole genome shotgun sequence contains the following:
- the ZNF165 gene encoding zinc finger protein 165 isoform X1; this translates as MTTESKKAAAQNLQEDEGLLIVKIEEEDFVWKQDTCLQRSDTLRQELCRQLFRQFCYQDSPGPREALSRLRELCCQWLKPETHTKEQILELLVLEQFLTILPGDLQAWVHERYPETGEEAVTILEDLERGTDEAVLQIPVCGHGQELFRRKVAPPGPPLSVRFQPVNTKVLHGASEPQLLLDRDNESENCGSMPKLEIYERMESQRIISGRISGFVSEGSAEPQDICKSTGRLKRQQEKESGESQKPSSAQDGGFSKILTHKNTLTGEIISHDCCERSLNLNSNEFSHQKSCKHSTYDQSFKWNSDFIKHQRIYAGEKIHQYGKSLKSPNLIKHAAIFSGEKTHQCNECGKAFRHSSKLIRHQRIHTGERPYECNECGKGFGGSSDLIRHQRIHTGERPFECKECGRAFSLNSHLILHQRIHTREKPYECSECGKTFRVSSHLIRHLRIHTGEKPYECSECGRAFSQSSHLSQHQRIHKRENLLM